The following are encoded in a window of Bacillota bacterium genomic DNA:
- a CDS encoding ABC transporter permease, which produces MKHRERETGRGFARGRVAGFVTRPGVADMAYSAVAVLLALLIGAVLIAASGYSVVEAYTNLFYGAFGNVYNLANTLMMATPLLFTGLSVAVAFQCGLFNVGGEGQLYVGGLASAAVVLSLGPGVPGLVRVFLALVAGALAGALLAAGPGYMKAKLGAHEVITTIMLNYVGTFLTTFLVKTYLKEPGPVDQTPVLPVGARLPELIPGTRVSWGIVLGLVVVIVIDYILRRTSVGYEIQAVGRNATAAEYAGVNVPGRIVLAMVISGAVAGLAGSSVVMGTLYRFITNFSPGYGFTGIAVAVLARNKPWGVVPAALLFGMLQSGGMSMQLFARIPADLMTLVQGIVILFVAAPALASVFLARGARGGGKGRARA; this is translated from the coding sequence ATGAAGCATCGAGAGCGAGAGACGGGGCGCGGATTCGCACGTGGGCGGGTGGCCGGGTTCGTCACGAGGCCGGGGGTCGCGGACATGGCGTACTCGGCGGTGGCGGTGTTGCTCGCGCTCCTCATAGGTGCGGTGCTGATCGCGGCCTCGGGGTACAGCGTCGTCGAAGCCTACACCAATCTTTTCTATGGAGCCTTCGGGAACGTCTACAATCTGGCTAACACTCTGATGATGGCCACGCCGCTGCTCTTCACGGGGCTATCCGTTGCCGTCGCTTTCCAGTGCGGGTTGTTCAATGTAGGAGGCGAAGGGCAACTGTACGTGGGCGGGCTCGCATCCGCTGCGGTAGTGCTCTCCCTGGGACCGGGCGTCCCCGGGCTGGTGCGGGTGTTTTTGGCGCTTGTGGCGGGCGCGCTCGCAGGCGCGTTGCTCGCTGCCGGGCCCGGCTACATGAAGGCGAAGCTCGGAGCGCACGAGGTCATCACCACGATAATGCTTAATTACGTGGGGACTTTTCTGACTACGTTCCTTGTGAAGACCTACCTCAAGGAACCCGGGCCGGTGGACCAAACGCCGGTGCTGCCGGTAGGGGCGAGGCTGCCCGAGCTCATCCCCGGCACGCGGGTGTCGTGGGGCATCGTCTTGGGTTTGGTCGTGGTGATCGTGATCGACTACATTCTCAGGCGCACGTCGGTTGGGTACGAGATCCAGGCTGTGGGGAGGAACGCCACGGCGGCCGAATACGCTGGGGTGAACGTGCCGGGAAGGATCGTGCTCGCCATGGTCATCAGCGGAGCAGTGGCGGGACTTGCAGGGTCGTCGGTGGTGATGGGCACGCTCTACAGGTTCATCACGAACTTCTCGCCAGGTTACGGGTTCACCGGGATAGCGGTGGCGGTCCTTGCCCGGAACAAGCCGTGGGGCGTGGTGCCGGCGGCGCTCCTGTTTGGGATGTTGCAATCGGGCGGCATGTCCATGCAGCTCTTTGCGCGTATTCCTGCGGATCTGATGACCCTTGTGCAAGGCATCGTCATCTTGTTCGTCGCGGCACCGGCCCTCGCGAGCGTCTTCCTTGCGCGAGGGGCGCGTGGGGGCGGCAAGGGAAGGGCACGGGCTTGA
- a CDS encoding ECF transporter S component, with product MKLSTRQVVVSGLLVALTLVLGMTGIGFIPVPTPAGAATLMHLPVELAGILEGPLVGSLVGLIFGLFTLRFLGDPRVVIPARLLIGVVSFLVYRACGKKTWGIPIAAAAGSATNTVGTLGLAVAFGYIPLAGKDGALAIALLQGVPEAVFAAVVLTPIVFAVTRAQRR from the coding sequence ATGAAACTAAGTACCAGGCAGGTCGTTGTATCCGGACTCCTTGTAGCCCTTACTCTCGTCCTCGGCATGACAGGCATCGGCTTCATCCCGGTGCCCACTCCCGCTGGAGCAGCCACTCTGATGCACCTTCCTGTTGAGCTTGCCGGGATTCTCGAAGGACCTCTGGTGGGATCGCTGGTAGGGCTGATATTCGGCCTCTTCACCCTCAGGTTCCTGGGTGACCCGCGTGTCGTCATCCCAGCCAGGCTACTCATCGGCGTAGTCTCTTTTCTGGTATACCGGGCCTGCGGCAAGAAGACGTGGGGCATCCCCATCGCCGCTGCCGCCGGCAGCGCCACAAACACCGTGGGCACGCTAGGGCTGGCGGTGGCGTTCGGGTACATCCCGCTCGCGGGCAAAGACGGGGCTCTCGCCATCGCGCTCCTCCAGGGAGTGCCCGAGGCCGTCTTCGCTGCGGTTGTGCTCACACCGATCGTGTTCGCCGTGACAAGGGCGCAGCGCCGTTGA
- a CDS encoding ABC transporter permease, producing MTGVLDVIFDINNLTATIRMATPIALAAMGGAFSERSGIINIGLEGMILTGAFCGVLGSYVTGSPWVGVAFAVVGGGLMGAILALFAIRLKADHVVSGVGLNILALGLTTWLMQVLWKNKGTSVSVNGLPVVSIPGLRDVPIIGTILGTHSPLVYMMLILVFLGWVVMFKTPLGLRIRMAGEHPEAADTVGIDVHAVQYFSVILSGCLAGLGGAYLSLAQLNWFSMNMSAGRGYMALAANIFGQWNPLGGLGASFLFAFTDALQMRIQTSPVKLPSDIIQMLPYILTILVLAGAVIRSRPPAALGKHYESGRAS from the coding sequence ATGACGGGGGTTCTTGACGTAATCTTCGACATCAACAACCTCACCGCCACCATCAGAATGGCGACCCCCATTGCTCTCGCGGCGATGGGCGGCGCTTTCTCCGAGCGGTCCGGGATCATCAACATCGGGCTCGAGGGCATGATCCTGACCGGCGCCTTCTGTGGCGTGCTTGGGTCGTACGTCACGGGAAGCCCATGGGTGGGCGTGGCGTTTGCGGTCGTGGGCGGTGGCCTGATGGGTGCTATTCTCGCTTTGTTTGCCATACGTCTCAAGGCGGATCACGTGGTGAGCGGCGTTGGCCTCAACATCTTGGCGCTGGGTCTCACAACATGGCTGATGCAGGTCTTGTGGAAGAACAAGGGCACGTCGGTGTCGGTGAACGGCCTGCCTGTGGTGTCTATCCCAGGTCTGCGCGACGTGCCGATCATCGGGACCATCCTCGGGACTCACTCGCCTCTCGTGTACATGATGTTGATCCTCGTGTTCTTGGGATGGGTGGTCATGTTCAAGACTCCGCTCGGCCTGCGCATCAGGATGGCCGGCGAGCATCCGGAGGCCGCCGACACGGTTGGGATAGACGTCCACGCCGTGCAGTACTTCTCCGTCATCCTGAGCGGCTGCCTTGCGGGGCTCGGCGGAGCGTACCTGTCCCTTGCCCAGCTTAACTGGTTCAGTATGAACATGTCCGCGGGCAGGGGCTACATGGCCCTTGCTGCCAACATATTCGGCCAGTGGAATCCCCTCGGAGGGCTGGGTGCGAGCTTCCTGTTCGCGTTCACCGACGCGCTTCAGATGAGGATCCAGACGTCGCCGGTCAAGCTGCCGAGCGACATCATCCAAATGCTTCCCTACATCCTCACGATCCTCGTGTTGGCGGGAGCCGTCATTCGGTCGCGCCCGCCCGCTGCGCTAGGCAAGCACTACGAGTCTGGCCGGGCCAGCTGA
- a CDS encoding sugar ABC transporter permease, whose protein sequence is MQYDNPIISRRTATVFMLPALVFVGVFLAFPAVWAIYIGLTNLTLTGRAAIEPKVVWLANFAAILRDPFFRNSLWITVQFVFGSAIIGQMGLGLALALLLNNRKGILKDVVSSVVILAWIIPEVVVAYLWVAFLDTDFGLLNSVVGALGLKPVNWFFEHPVLSIVIFNVWRGTAFSMLLFSAALQTIPPSYIETADVIGASGWRKFRDIILPLIRPHIVTGAVLVTIWTFNVFTPFLLTGGGPAFKTELLSIYTYRNAFKYFKLGYGSAISTLILLINLALATVYMRLARARRG, encoded by the coding sequence ATGCAGTATGACAACCCCATCATCTCGCGGCGGACCGCGACGGTGTTCATGTTGCCGGCCCTGGTGTTTGTCGGAGTGTTCCTGGCATTTCCGGCCGTTTGGGCGATATATATCGGCCTTACTAACTTGACGCTCACGGGGCGGGCCGCCATAGAGCCCAAGGTCGTGTGGCTCGCGAACTTCGCGGCCATATTGAGAGACCCCTTCTTCCGCAACTCACTCTGGATCACGGTGCAGTTCGTGTTCGGGTCGGCCATCATCGGTCAGATGGGGCTCGGGCTCGCCCTAGCCCTTCTGCTGAACAACAGGAAGGGGATCCTTAAGGACGTCGTCTCTAGCGTGGTGATACTTGCGTGGATCATCCCAGAGGTGGTCGTGGCTTACCTCTGGGTCGCCTTCCTTGATACCGACTTCGGGCTGCTCAACTCGGTGGTTGGCGCCCTCGGGCTCAAGCCGGTGAATTGGTTCTTTGAGCATCCCGTGCTCTCGATAGTCATCTTCAACGTTTGGCGAGGGACGGCGTTCTCCATGCTGCTTTTCAGCGCGGCGCTCCAGACCATCCCGCCGTCGTACATCGAGACGGCGGACGTCATAGGCGCCTCGGGCTGGAGAAAGTTCCGTGACATCATTCTGCCGCTCATCCGTCCGCACATCGTTACGGGGGCAGTCCTGGTGACTATCTGGACCTTCAACGTTTTCACGCCGTTCCTGCTAACCGGGGGCGGGCCGGCATTCAAGACTGAGCTGCTCTCCATATACACGTATCGCAACGCATTCAAATACTTCAAGCTTGGCTACGGAAGCGCCATCTCTACCTTGATACTTCTCATCAACCTGGCCCTGGCCACGGTGTACATGAGGCTGGCGCGAGCAAGGAGGGGATAG
- a CDS encoding P1 family peptidase: MPGITDVPGVLVGHAQDDLALTGCTVVLTMGGAVAGVDVRGSAPGTRETDLMRPCNLVERVHAVVLAGGSAYGLDAACGVMQFLEERGVGFATGAGVVPIVGAAVIFDLDIGDPRVRPDKNMGYEACAAASPALPAEGNAGAGLGATVGKAWGAQHAMKGGVGTWAVRLERPTRDRDEDGPLVVGAIAVVNALGDVVDADSGEVVAGAYDRGAKRFLRAASRATGPADDEACGGGDGDASGFAARPGFGGSAGQSAPPFGTNTTLAVVATNASLDKEGANKMAQMAHDGLARVIRPVHTMYDGDVVFALSTGDAPFTGDKAADITFLGAAAADAVAKAVLRAVTAAVSVAGIPAARDVPSRRQQPRR, translated from the coding sequence GTGCCCGGCATTACTGACGTACCAGGAGTCCTTGTGGGGCACGCACAGGACGATCTAGCCCTGACCGGGTGCACAGTGGTGCTGACGATGGGCGGCGCTGTCGCTGGCGTGGACGTCCGCGGTTCAGCCCCTGGGACGCGCGAGACCGACCTGATGCGACCGTGTAACCTGGTTGAGCGGGTTCACGCTGTGGTGCTCGCCGGCGGAAGCGCATACGGGCTCGACGCAGCGTGCGGCGTCATGCAATTCCTCGAGGAACGCGGCGTGGGCTTCGCCACAGGAGCTGGCGTCGTTCCCATAGTGGGAGCTGCGGTCATCTTCGACCTCGATATCGGCGACCCAAGGGTGCGGCCTGACAAGAACATGGGGTACGAGGCGTGCGCCGCGGCATCCCCCGCCCTCCCGGCCGAGGGTAACGCGGGCGCCGGGCTCGGCGCCACTGTCGGGAAGGCGTGGGGCGCCCAACACGCCATGAAAGGCGGCGTTGGCACGTGGGCAGTGAGGCTTGAACGCCCAACGCGCGACCGCGACGAGGACGGCCCTCTCGTCGTCGGGGCCATTGCCGTGGTGAACGCCCTCGGCGACGTCGTAGACGCCGATTCCGGAGAGGTTGTGGCGGGCGCATACGACAGAGGCGCCAAGAGGTTCCTGCGGGCCGCGTCGCGGGCGACTGGCCCGGCGGACGACGAGGCCTGCGGCGGCGGTGATGGCGACGCAAGCGGCTTTGCGGCGCGACCGGGATTCGGTGGATCTGCAGGACAGTCAGCACCGCCGTTTGGCACCAACACCACGCTCGCCGTGGTGGCCACGAACGCCAGCCTCGACAAGGAGGGCGCGAACAAGATGGCTCAGATGGCGCACGACGGGCTCGCTCGCGTGATCCGGCCCGTCCATACCATGTATGATGGCGACGTGGTATTCGCGCTCTCCACAGGCGACGCGCCTTTCACTGGCGACAAGGCGGCGGATATAACGTTTCTTGGTGCTGCGGCGGCCGACGCGGTCGCAAAGGCCGTGCTTCGGGCTGTTACGGCCGCCGTCTCGGTGGCGGGCATCCCGGCGGCACGCGACGTGCCGTCGCGCCGACAGCAGCCGCGACGCTGA
- a CDS encoding BMP family ABC transporter substrate-binding protein — translation MAVSRRLGKAWSVALLCVLVLALGVSVGAAAPKARVAVVFATGGLGDKSFNDSGFAGLKRAEKELGIESQYAEPQQIAEYETLLMQFAQTKRYDLIVSIGFDQADALKVVAGRFPNQKFAIIDTAVDAPNVASYVYKEQERGFVLGVIAGLMTTKTGDPRINPEKVIGVVGGMDIPLINANIAGYMAGAKYVDPEINVLYSYVGAWADPAKGKELALVQFNQGADIVWQAAGRSGLGVIKAAEETNRYALGADSDQCYLAPKNVLTNGMKFVDNTIYTAIEQVISGKFKGGTHVLGLAEKGLGYTTSLVPPDVAAKADALAQKVISGELKVPETIQDVDAWLKAQKKK, via the coding sequence ATGGCAGTGTCCAGAAGGCTAGGGAAGGCATGGAGCGTTGCGTTGCTGTGCGTGCTTGTACTCGCGCTTGGGGTGTCGGTGGGCGCCGCCGCTCCGAAGGCGAGGGTCGCAGTGGTGTTCGCCACCGGAGGTCTCGGAGACAAATCCTTCAACGATTCGGGCTTTGCAGGGCTCAAGCGGGCCGAGAAGGAGCTGGGGATAGAGTCCCAGTACGCCGAGCCGCAGCAGATAGCGGAATACGAGACTTTGCTCATGCAGTTTGCGCAGACAAAGAGGTATGATCTCATCGTGTCCATCGGTTTTGACCAGGCCGACGCGCTGAAGGTGGTGGCGGGCAGATTCCCCAACCAGAAGTTCGCCATTATCGACACGGCGGTCGATGCCCCGAACGTTGCTTCATACGTATACAAGGAGCAGGAACGCGGTTTCGTGCTCGGCGTAATCGCAGGCCTCATGACCACGAAGACGGGCGACCCGCGGATCAACCCTGAGAAAGTCATAGGTGTGGTGGGCGGAATGGACATCCCGCTCATCAACGCGAACATCGCGGGATACATGGCGGGCGCGAAGTACGTGGATCCTGAGATCAATGTGCTGTATTCATACGTAGGCGCTTGGGCCGACCCCGCCAAAGGAAAGGAACTCGCCCTCGTGCAGTTCAACCAGGGGGCGGACATCGTTTGGCAGGCTGCGGGCAGGTCTGGTCTGGGCGTCATCAAGGCGGCCGAGGAGACGAACAGGTATGCCTTGGGCGCTGATTCCGATCAGTGCTATCTCGCGCCCAAGAACGTGCTGACGAACGGCATGAAGTTCGTGGACAATACCATCTACACCGCGATCGAGCAGGTCATCTCCGGCAAGTTCAAAGGCGGGACTCACGTGCTCGGCCTTGCCGAGAAGGGCCTTGGCTACACCACGAGCCTGGTACCGCCGGACGTGGCAGCAAAGGCCGACGCGCTTGCCCAGAAGGTCATCTCGGGCGAGCTCAAGGTCCCCGAGACGATACAGGACGTGGACGCGTGGTTGAAAGCCCAGAAGAAGAAGTAG
- a CDS encoding extracellular solute-binding protein: MKTSWIRGVSLSVVLLLLLGLSVAEAAPITLQIMANAVKGGKNTQDAEWIEKMIPEFEKDMKAEGQDVRVEFVASGINDEDYKARLALDIKGGGGPDVIAFDHFWVPEFAEANFLLPLDSYLKTWPDWNQYYDTMKAMGSYKGKTYLVMAGTDVRMIYYNKELFKKAGIPVPWQPKNWNELLQACRTIKQKLPGVTPIQLNAGVEMGEATSMQGFYMALYAAGGWIYNWDTGKWIVKSPALLDALNLYKTIYVDEKLGDAMLQVSPKAREKSFELFAAEKIAMYVEGTWMWSSVIAPNGAWAIPDRDTRIGWAAFPGSGKPGAPPIASVSGGTGWVVNPNTKHPDLAFKLLAKLNSAQARIDYWKMKPGIPARKDLADMPDVKANTFISETTKKLVPYTTYRPGQPAYPEVSYQVQLMTERIVTGQMTPEQALDAYAKAVTDLVGQANVEIQK, from the coding sequence ATGAAAACCTCGTGGATTCGTGGAGTTTCGCTGTCAGTCGTTTTACTGCTCCTCCTGGGCCTCTCGGTTGCCGAGGCTGCACCGATCACCCTGCAGATCATGGCCAACGCCGTGAAGGGGGGCAAGAACACCCAGGACGCTGAATGGATCGAGAAGATGATTCCCGAGTTCGAAAAGGACATGAAGGCCGAAGGCCAGGACGTGCGCGTGGAATTCGTGGCTTCGGGAATCAACGACGAAGATTACAAAGCCAGGCTGGCTCTAGACATCAAAGGTGGAGGCGGCCCTGACGTTATCGCGTTCGACCACTTCTGGGTGCCGGAGTTCGCCGAGGCCAATTTCCTTCTGCCCCTGGACTCGTATCTTAAGACGTGGCCGGATTGGAACCAGTACTACGATACCATGAAGGCCATGGGTTCATACAAAGGCAAGACCTACCTCGTCATGGCCGGGACCGACGTCCGAATGATCTACTATAACAAGGAGCTCTTCAAGAAGGCGGGCATCCCCGTCCCGTGGCAGCCGAAGAACTGGAACGAGCTTCTCCAAGCCTGCAGGACCATCAAGCAAAAACTCCCCGGCGTGACGCCCATCCAGCTCAATGCAGGAGTCGAGATGGGTGAAGCCACAAGCATGCAGGGCTTTTACATGGCGCTCTATGCCGCCGGCGGATGGATCTACAACTGGGATACCGGCAAGTGGATCGTCAAGAGCCCTGCTCTCCTGGATGCCCTCAACCTATACAAGACCATATATGTGGACGAGAAGCTCGGCGACGCCATGTTGCAAGTCTCCCCCAAGGCGCGTGAGAAATCGTTCGAGCTCTTCGCCGCCGAGAAGATCGCCATGTATGTCGAGGGCACGTGGATGTGGTCATCGGTGATCGCGCCGAACGGCGCGTGGGCGATCCCAGATCGCGACACCAGGATCGGCTGGGCAGCCTTCCCCGGCAGCGGAAAGCCCGGCGCCCCGCCCATCGCTTCCGTTTCGGGCGGCACAGGTTGGGTGGTGAACCCGAACACGAAGCACCCGGATCTCGCATTCAAGCTCCTTGCCAAGCTGAACTCGGCTCAGGCGCGGATTGACTACTGGAAGATGAAACCGGGCATTCCCGCGAGAAAAGACCTTGCCGACATGCCCGATGTGAAAGCGAATACCTTCATCTCCGAGACCACAAAGAAGCTGGTTCCGTACACCACCTATCGCCCGGGTCAGCCCGCCTATCCCGAAGTGTCGTATCAGGTGCAGCTCATGACCGAGCGGATCGTGACAGGTCAGATGACCCCAGAGCAGGCCCTCGATGCTTACGCAAAGGCGGTGACTGACCTCGTAGGCCAGGCGAACGTCGAGATCCAGAAGTAG
- a CDS encoding ROK family protein translates to MMERGHNPQAARDHNRALILRLIRDAGPTSRAELARLSRLSKPVVTDIVDGLIRFKLVKETTKGETVLGRKPILLDINREALWVMGIDLSRNHVDLLITDLLGEPQRKMSRRVSFEDEDAGYPERVVKYVTDIIRDSGVDPARIAGIGIGYPLPLSHAQRMIVSEGQVVGWKTVRLKELIQKEFDVPVYLDNDANVAALYEKWYGQASEFKDFLFVLVGNGVGCGIVIGGNIYRGTHGIAGEIGHMSIDPNGPRCLCGSRGCLETLVSVPRLLSLVLEEDVKAGREGGVPTLEQVCERAARGDAAVVDKIREMSEYLAIAITNLVNTFNPEAVVVGGAMARLGESLRTPLLGALASRAHPLFADKTKVVLSNYSEEAVARGAAMLVIESFFQNPQRYVPELANGVRSRASSES, encoded by the coding sequence TTGATGGAACGAGGCCATAACCCGCAGGCTGCGAGGGACCATAACAGGGCACTTATACTCCGCCTCATCCGCGACGCTGGACCCACTTCCAGGGCGGAGCTTGCGCGGCTGAGCCGCCTCAGCAAGCCGGTGGTTACCGACATCGTGGACGGCCTGATTCGGTTCAAGCTCGTTAAGGAAACGACCAAGGGTGAAACTGTCCTCGGCCGCAAGCCTATCCTCCTCGACATCAACCGCGAGGCCCTCTGGGTCATGGGCATTGACCTTTCGCGGAACCACGTTGACCTCTTGATCACGGATCTCTTGGGCGAACCCCAGCGCAAAATGTCGAGGCGCGTGTCGTTCGAGGACGAGGACGCCGGTTATCCTGAGCGAGTCGTCAAGTACGTCACCGACATTATCCGGGATTCTGGGGTCGACCCGGCCCGCATCGCTGGGATCGGCATCGGCTATCCTCTCCCGCTCAGCCACGCGCAACGAATGATTGTGTCCGAAGGCCAGGTGGTTGGCTGGAAAACGGTGAGACTCAAGGAGCTTATCCAAAAGGAGTTCGACGTCCCTGTATATCTCGACAACGACGCCAACGTCGCCGCGCTCTATGAGAAGTGGTACGGTCAGGCTTCTGAGTTCAAAGACTTCCTTTTTGTGCTCGTCGGAAACGGTGTCGGCTGCGGCATAGTGATCGGCGGGAACATCTATCGCGGCACGCACGGGATCGCCGGTGAGATCGGGCACATGAGCATAGACCCCAACGGCCCCAGGTGTCTTTGCGGAAGCCGAGGGTGCTTGGAGACCCTGGTGTCGGTCCCGCGCCTTCTGTCACTGGTCCTCGAAGAGGACGTAAAGGCCGGCCGGGAGGGCGGCGTGCCCACCTTGGAACAGGTATGCGAGCGGGCAGCACGCGGCGACGCGGCCGTCGTGGACAAGATCCGCGAGATGTCTGAGTACCTCGCCATAGCCATAACGAATCTGGTGAACACGTTCAACCCCGAAGCGGTTGTGGTCGGCGGAGCCATGGCGAGGCTGGGCGAGTCCTTGAGAACGCCACTCCTGGGCGCTCTTGCGTCGCGAGCTCATCCGCTCTTTGCCGATAAGACAAAGGTCGTTCTATCGAATTACTCCGAAGAAGCCGTGGCAAGGGGAGCGGCCATGCTTGTTATCGAGAGCTTTTTCCAGAATCCCCAGAGATACGTGCCGGAGCTAGCTAACGGGGTACGCTCCCGCGCGTCGTCAGAGAGCTGA
- a CDS encoding ABC transporter ATP-binding protein gives MWAVRMEKITKRFGPVVANDAVDFEVAPAEIHCLLGENGAGKTTLMRILFGLYRSDAGEIYVDGKLVSFSGPRDAIAHGIGMVHQHFMLAGKLTVTENIVAGTEPRRGVLLDYAKAREMVQEVSERYGLKVDPDARVENISVGQQQRVEILKALLRGAKVLILDEPTAVLTPQEAGDLFDIMRKLRESGTTIIFITHKLKETQAVSDRVTVLRDGKRVATLNTADTSPSDLAELMVGRQIIPPVRKNRVPGNRVVLELQNVSVRGGASSGARSGSIGGKARLNNVSLQVRSGEILGIAGVEGNGQLELEEVVVGLRKPTSGRILLNGRDVTRLGPRTIREMGVACIPSDRLRRGIVDTFTVAQNLIFGEQKSAPFAIRGILQPRKIAEHAAEIVDKYDVRAASIDQPVGSLSGGNQQKLVVGRELSRGPDLIVAAQPTRGLDVGATDYIHRQLLAMRDAGKAVLLISAELDEVRALSDRIAVMYEGQIVALRPAEEFSERDLGLLMAGQGVGVAS, from the coding sequence ATGTGGGCTGTGCGCATGGAGAAAATTACCAAACGCTTCGGCCCGGTGGTGGCCAACGACGCGGTGGATTTCGAGGTCGCGCCGGCCGAGATCCATTGCCTGCTCGGGGAAAACGGTGCGGGCAAGACTACGCTCATGAGGATCCTTTTCGGACTCTACCGCAGCGATGCCGGTGAGATCTACGTGGACGGGAAACTCGTGTCGTTTTCAGGCCCGCGGGACGCCATCGCGCACGGGATCGGCATGGTTCATCAGCATTTCATGCTGGCGGGGAAGCTCACCGTGACCGAGAACATCGTGGCGGGCACCGAACCCCGCAGGGGTGTGCTGCTGGATTATGCAAAGGCCAGAGAGATGGTGCAGGAGGTCTCCGAGCGATACGGGCTCAAAGTCGACCCGGACGCCCGCGTGGAGAACATCTCCGTGGGTCAGCAGCAGAGAGTCGAGATCTTGAAGGCCTTGCTCCGCGGGGCGAAGGTGCTCATACTTGACGAGCCGACCGCCGTGCTCACGCCACAGGAGGCCGGGGATCTGTTTGACATCATGCGCAAGCTCAGGGAGAGCGGGACGACCATCATTTTCATAACCCACAAGCTCAAGGAGACGCAGGCGGTATCCGACCGGGTGACGGTGCTGCGCGATGGCAAGCGCGTGGCCACCTTGAACACGGCGGACACGAGCCCGTCCGACCTCGCTGAGCTAATGGTCGGGAGACAGATCATCCCTCCGGTTCGAAAGAACCGTGTCCCCGGCAACAGGGTGGTGCTGGAACTGCAAAACGTCTCGGTGCGGGGCGGCGCCAGCTCAGGTGCGCGCTCGGGCTCCATAGGGGGCAAGGCCCGTTTGAACAACGTCAGCCTCCAGGTGAGGAGCGGCGAGATCCTGGGCATAGCAGGTGTCGAGGGCAACGGCCAGCTCGAGTTGGAGGAGGTCGTAGTCGGGCTGCGAAAACCGACCTCCGGACGGATCCTGCTCAACGGACGGGACGTCACGCGACTGGGGCCGAGGACCATTCGGGAAATGGGCGTGGCCTGCATCCCGTCCGACCGCCTGAGGCGCGGGATAGTGGACACGTTCACCGTGGCTCAGAACCTCATCTTTGGGGAGCAGAAGTCGGCGCCGTTCGCGATAAGGGGCATCCTGCAACCCCGTAAGATAGCGGAGCACGCTGCCGAGATCGTCGACAAGTACGATGTGAGGGCCGCTTCAATTGATCAACCCGTGGGATCGCTTTCCGGCGGAAACCAGCAGAAGCTCGTGGTGGGGCGGGAGCTCTCGCGGGGCCCGGACCTCATCGTGGCAGCCCAGCCCACGCGGGGGCTGGACGTCGGGGCTACCGACTACATACACCGGCAGCTCCTAGCCATGAGGGACGCTGGCAAGGCGGTGCTGCTCATAAGCGCGGAGCTGGATGAGGTGAGGGCCCTGTCGGACCGCATCGCAGTCATGTACGAGGGGCAGATCGTCGCATTGAGGCCCGCCGAGGAGTTTAGCGAGAGGGATCTAGGCCTCCTAATGGCGGGGCAAGGGGTCGGTGTGGCGTCATGA
- a CDS encoding carbohydrate ABC transporter permease, which produces MVLAAAFALPILWLVTAPFNAKPTLGLSLSKPTLQNFYGVFKNPMAVTGLKNSLVLSTATMLIATVAATMAAYAFSRASFRGRETILYVLILLSSVVSGVSAMVPLYVLMQSLGLLDSHVGLILVYVGGLLPTNMFIMKDFVDSIPRSYEEAALVDGSTPAQVLMNIAFPLCRPGMAVIAVLIFVNTWSNFLVPFILLRSPSKAPASVAIYSFFNEVGIPILGLIAAYSFIYTIPVVTLYIIVNRKFGFRFYGGIKS; this is translated from the coding sequence ATGGTCTTGGCGGCGGCCTTCGCTCTGCCGATCTTGTGGCTGGTCACGGCACCCTTCAACGCCAAGCCGACCCTGGGGCTCTCGCTTTCCAAGCCCACGCTGCAGAATTTCTATGGGGTCTTCAAAAACCCCATGGCCGTGACGGGGCTCAAGAACAGCCTCGTGCTCTCCACCGCGACGATGCTCATCGCCACAGTCGCGGCGACGATGGCGGCGTACGCGTTTTCCCGGGCATCATTCCGGGGGCGCGAGACGATACTCTACGTTCTCATCCTCCTTTCGAGCGTGGTATCGGGCGTGTCGGCGATGGTGCCACTTTACGTGCTTATGCAGTCGCTCGGCCTTCTGGACTCCCATGTCGGACTCATACTCGTTTACGTTGGGGGCCTTCTGCCCACGAACATGTTCATCATGAAAGACTTCGTGGACTCGATCCCGCGCTCCTACGAGGAAGCCGCCCTGGTGGATGGAAGCACTCCGGCCCAGGTCCTCATGAACATAGCCTTTCCGCTGTGCCGACCGGGCATGGCGGTCATTGCTGTGCTCATCTTCGTGAACACGTGGAGCAACTTCCTGGTACCGTTCATTCTGCTGCGGTCGCCGTCGAAAGCGCCTGCGTCGGTGGCTATATACTCGTTCTTCAACGAGGTGGGCATACCCATCCTCGGGCTCATCGCGGCGTACTCGTTTATCTACACCATCCCCGTGGTGACTCTCTACATCATCGTCAACAGAAAGTTCGGGTTCAGGTTTTACGGGGGCATAAAGAGCTAG